A stretch of Lysinibacillus agricola DNA encodes these proteins:
- a CDS encoding DsbA family oxidoreductase, with protein MKIEIWSDYVCPFCYIGKKQLEQAIQDTGFAGQVELVYKSYQLDPTTPVDENVSTFESLAKKYGMSLEKAKEMTQGVAARAKEVGLDYNFDKLMEENTLKAHRLVKWAEQQGDVTALVEALLHNYFIEAKRIGQDNVLIDIAEQVGLNREEVAKVLSGDDFKTEVETDIQEGLQLGVRGVPFFVLNRKYGISGAQPQEVFEETLRKVAEEEGLQPGLKMAGSGDSGVCTDDSCKF; from the coding sequence ATGAAAATTGAAATTTGGTCAGACTATGTATGTCCATTTTGTTATATTGGTAAAAAACAACTAGAGCAGGCGATTCAAGATACAGGTTTTGCAGGACAGGTGGAGCTTGTCTATAAAAGCTATCAACTTGATCCAACAACACCTGTGGATGAAAATGTGTCTACATTTGAATCATTGGCGAAAAAGTATGGAATGTCGCTAGAAAAAGCGAAGGAAATGACACAGGGTGTTGCTGCTCGCGCAAAAGAAGTTGGTCTAGACTATAATTTTGATAAGCTAATGGAGGAAAATACATTAAAGGCGCATCGTCTTGTAAAATGGGCAGAACAGCAAGGGGATGTTACAGCACTTGTTGAAGCACTATTACACAATTATTTTATAGAAGCAAAGCGTATTGGCCAGGATAATGTATTAATCGATATTGCTGAGCAAGTAGGCCTGAATCGTGAAGAAGTTGCAAAGGTACTTTCCGGTGATGATTTTAAAACAGAGGTAGAGACTGATATACAAGAAGGACTACAGCTTGGCGTACGTGGAGTACCTTTCTTCGTCTTAAATCGTAAGTATGGTATTTCTGGAGCGCAACCTCAAGAAGTATTTGAAGAAACCTTGCGTAAAGTTGCAGAGGAAGAAGGCCTACAACCTGGATTAAAGATGGCAGGCTCTGGAGATAGTGGAGTTTGTACAGATGATAGCTGTAAATTTTAA
- a CDS encoding FAD-dependent oxidoreductase: MTQSLWLATTDPVSLTSLPASTTCDVCIIGGGLTGLYTAYILAKSGVDVVLLEANSHIGHGTTGHSTGKLTAQHSLVYNNLIEKLSVDEARLYYQLNQLAVDKALQLLPKESIQQVDSLLYCQTKEGYAQLLKEWNAYKVLNIKAKITSDTELPFPITKALSMSQQAQIHPVEVCNFLVKEALSMGAKLYTSTRVQQLNIPQNNLHTANDMSVQYNKLILGTHYPIEAFKGLQLFKLSNSRSYMVAGKVTDTLQGQYLCVDNPTRSIRTATINDEHYLVLGGSNHIAGETTNTEPYYESIQDELKGHFDQDPIYRWSAQDIETPDMVPYVGRITQSLPNVFIATGYRKMGISNSFVAGDLLSSLITGSRIEEGAIALYSPSRTKFGAQFMQMLKVGGFVAKEFVSGYLRHANTPTCTHLGCKTKWNEADETWDCPCHGSRFNAKGEVLEGPAVHPLKLD; this comes from the coding sequence ATGACACAATCTCTTTGGCTCGCAACAACTGATCCCGTCTCCTTAACATCTCTTCCTGCGTCAACAACTTGTGATGTATGTATTATCGGTGGAGGCTTGACGGGACTATATACAGCCTATATCTTAGCAAAATCAGGTGTAGATGTAGTTTTGCTTGAAGCAAATTCCCATATCGGTCATGGTACGACTGGTCATTCAACAGGAAAATTAACTGCACAGCATAGCTTAGTTTATAACAACCTTATAGAAAAACTTTCTGTAGATGAGGCACGGCTCTATTATCAGCTTAACCAGCTCGCTGTTGATAAAGCTCTACAGTTATTACCTAAGGAAAGTATTCAACAAGTAGATTCATTGCTTTATTGCCAAACAAAAGAAGGTTATGCCCAATTATTAAAGGAGTGGAATGCCTATAAAGTATTAAATATTAAGGCGAAAATCACTTCTGATACAGAGCTTCCCTTCCCAATTACAAAAGCGCTTAGCATGTCCCAGCAGGCACAAATACATCCTGTAGAAGTTTGTAATTTCCTTGTAAAAGAAGCATTATCAATGGGGGCAAAACTCTATACAAGTACCCGTGTTCAGCAATTAAACATACCACAAAATAACTTACATACCGCAAATGATATGTCGGTTCAATACAACAAGCTTATTTTGGGTACACACTATCCTATTGAGGCCTTTAAAGGGCTACAGCTTTTTAAACTCTCTAACAGTCGCTCCTATATGGTGGCTGGCAAAGTTACTGATACACTGCAAGGACAATATTTATGCGTAGATAATCCTACTCGCTCTATTCGGACAGCCACCATAAACGATGAGCATTATTTAGTATTAGGTGGCTCTAATCATATTGCAGGTGAAACAACCAATACGGAGCCCTATTATGAGTCTATTCAAGATGAATTGAAGGGGCATTTCGATCAGGATCCTATCTATCGATGGTCAGCGCAAGACATTGAAACACCTGATATGGTACCTTATGTCGGCAGGATCACACAGTCCTTGCCTAATGTTTTCATTGCAACCGGCTATCGAAAAATGGGGATTTCCAATTCTTTTGTAGCTGGAGATTTACTATCCTCCTTAATAACAGGGTCAAGGATTGAGGAAGGTGCAATTGCTCTTTATTCACCATCACGTACGAAATTCGGTGCTCAGTTCATGCAAATGCTAAAGGTAGGTGGCTTCGTAGCCAAGGAGTTTGTATCAGGCTATCTTAGACATGCCAATACCCCAACTTGCACGCATTTAGGCTGTAAAACAAAATGGAATGAAGCCGATGAAACTTGGGATTGCCCTTGTCACGGCTCTCGCTTTAATGCCAAAGGGGAAGTGCTGGAAGGTCCTGCTGTGCACCCACTAAAGCTAGATTAA
- a CDS encoding manganese-dependent inorganic pyrophosphatase, whose translation MSKVLIFGHKNPDTDTITSAIVYAYLKQQIGEDAEAVRLGEVNNETQFALDKFGFEAPRLITSVVGEAEKVILVDHNEFQQSADGIEEVQIVEVIDHHRIANFQTADPLYYRAEPVGCTATILNKIFKENGVEIPANIAGLMLSAIVSDTLLFKSPTCTEQDVKAGEELAKIAGVDAAEYGLAMLKAGADLSDKSLEDLLSLDAKEFQFGEYKSVVAQVNAVDINDVLGRQEELEILLNKNVAENGLDLFFFVVTDILNNDSTAVAIGQVAEAAAKGFGAELVNNRVLLPGVVSRKKQIVPVLTEALK comes from the coding sequence ATGAGTAAAGTTTTAATTTTTGGACATAAAAATCCAGATACAGATACAATTACATCTGCTATTGTATATGCATATTTAAAGCAACAAATTGGCGAAGATGCTGAAGCGGTACGCCTTGGAGAAGTAAATAATGAAACACAGTTTGCATTAGACAAATTTGGCTTTGAGGCACCTCGATTAATTACATCAGTAGTTGGAGAAGCAGAGAAAGTAATTCTTGTAGACCACAATGAATTCCAGCAATCTGCTGATGGTATTGAAGAAGTACAAATTGTAGAAGTAATTGATCATCACCGTATTGCGAACTTCCAAACAGCTGATCCACTATACTATCGTGCAGAACCTGTAGGCTGTACTGCAACGATTTTAAACAAAATTTTCAAAGAAAATGGTGTAGAGATCCCTGCAAACATTGCTGGATTAATGCTTTCTGCCATCGTTTCTGATACATTATTATTCAAATCTCCAACTTGCACAGAGCAAGATGTAAAAGCTGGTGAGGAGCTAGCAAAAATTGCAGGTGTTGATGCTGCTGAATACGGATTAGCGATGCTTAAAGCAGGTGCTGATCTTTCAGATAAATCATTAGAAGATCTTTTATCATTAGATGCAAAAGAATTCCAATTTGGTGAATATAAATCTGTAGTGGCTCAGGTAAACGCTGTCGATATTAACGATGTGCTTGGTCGCCAAGAGGAATTAGAAATTTTATTAAACAAAAATGTAGCGGAAAATGGCTTAGATTTATTCTTCTTCGTTGTAACTGATATTTTAAACAATGATTCAACAGCCGTTGCAATTGGACAAGTAGCAGAGGCTGCGGCAAAAGGATTTGGCGCAGAGCTTGTAAATAATCGCGTTCTTCTACCAGGTGTTGTATCTCGTAAAAAACAAATCGTGCCAGTTTTAACTGAAGCATTGAAATAA
- a CDS encoding GNAT family N-acetyltransferase, with amino-acid sequence MGITMTKKMEKKYIPLANYFEVALQQEITLSFTELENIMGQALPNAAYLNRSWWKKTKPPLSHYLSWTNAGYYVIDVKLGTSVTFSRTQMKTTSNISKNDNNPSAYIIRAIEASDARSFIHLQEEIFQQTEFMYNMQNELDLTVQQLRKDLVYWKQLKNRTILLCILNGIFAGYAVIHGYKHSKAKHVASVRLAVKEEHQRQGIGSALMKAVESWSKQRDISRLELSVMEHNDSALNLFKKLGFQQEGIRQNAIKLNDTFINEYSLSKIL; translated from the coding sequence ATGGGGATTACGATGACAAAGAAGATGGAAAAAAAGTATATTCCTTTAGCAAATTATTTTGAAGTAGCTTTACAACAAGAAATTACTTTATCCTTTACCGAATTAGAGAATATAATGGGACAAGCCTTGCCAAATGCAGCTTACTTGAACAGAAGCTGGTGGAAGAAAACAAAGCCCCCTCTTTCTCATTATCTGTCATGGACAAATGCAGGCTACTATGTCATTGATGTTAAGCTCGGCACTAGTGTAACTTTCTCGCGTACACAAATGAAGACTACGAGTAATATTTCTAAAAATGACAACAACCCATCTGCATACATAATTCGAGCAATTGAAGCATCAGACGCTAGATCATTTATTCATTTGCAAGAAGAAATTTTCCAACAAACTGAATTCATGTATAACATGCAAAACGAATTAGACCTTACAGTCCAACAGCTTCGTAAAGATTTAGTCTATTGGAAACAACTGAAAAACCGTACGATTTTACTTTGTATATTAAATGGTATTTTTGCTGGCTATGCCGTTATCCATGGATATAAACACTCTAAAGCTAAGCATGTTGCATCAGTCCGCTTAGCTGTTAAGGAAGAGCATCAACGACAAGGTATCGGTTCAGCGCTTATGAAGGCAGTTGAAAGCTGGTCTAAACAGCGAGATATTTCGCGCTTAGAATTATCTGTTATGGAGCATAATGATAGTGCTTTAAATTTGTTTAAAAAATTAGGGTTTCAGCAAGAAGGTATTCGACAAAACGCCATTAAATTAAATGATACCTTTATTAACGAATATAGCTTAAGTAAAATTTTATAA
- a CDS encoding MurR/RpiR family transcriptional regulator yields the protein MSINEEIKRRFIRLSKGQRKVAQFVMNNPTAVIGNGAAEVGRQANVSESTVIRFCYAMDFSGYVELQDEIRSYLMTQDDGASLQPSYTSSFSKIMQRDIQNIQDTIHLINDNMLQKSAKWLHEADNVYILGTRQAASIANWLSYTMKTLRQNVKQLRLDSDDIVQQVNSMGGHTTLIVFSCDKHSIDIKTIVEIAKKKKVKIIAITDSALSPIRDYASALFALCMKNQSSLDVIPVLFSFLHALIEEMISQDKAQYVKYQQSYEQVEHNLLFLDAVREKQVF from the coding sequence ATGAGTATTAATGAAGAAATAAAAAGAAGATTTATTAGGCTGTCGAAGGGACAGCGTAAAGTTGCACAATTTGTTATGAATAACCCTACAGCTGTAATAGGGAACGGAGCAGCAGAAGTAGGTAGACAGGCTAATGTTAGTGAATCGACAGTTATTCGATTTTGTTATGCGATGGATTTTTCGGGCTATGTAGAGCTTCAAGACGAAATTAGAAGCTATTTAATGACTCAAGATGATGGGGCGAGTCTTCAACCTTCATATACTTCAAGTTTTAGTAAGATAATGCAACGTGATATTCAAAATATTCAAGATACTATTCATTTAATTAATGATAACATGCTTCAAAAGAGCGCAAAATGGCTTCATGAGGCGGATAATGTTTACATTTTAGGTACTCGTCAAGCTGCGTCCATTGCAAATTGGTTATCGTACACAATGAAAACTTTACGTCAAAATGTGAAACAACTTCGTTTAGATTCCGATGATATTGTACAACAAGTTAACAGTATGGGGGGGCACACAACGTTAATAGTTTTTTCGTGTGACAAGCATTCAATCGATATTAAAACGATCGTAGAAATTGCGAAGAAGAAAAAAGTAAAAATTATTGCCATTACTGATTCGGCGTTGTCGCCTATTCGAGATTATGCAAGTGCGTTATTTGCACTTTGTATGAAAAACCAATCTTCATTGGACGTTATTCCAGTTTTATTTTCATTTTTACATGCGCTAATTGAGGAAATGATCAGTCAGGATAAGGCGCAATATGTGAAATATCAGCAATCGTATGAGCAAGTAGAACATAATTTATTATTCTTAGATGCGGTAAGAGAAAAGCAAGTATTCTAA
- a CDS encoding MFS transporter, which yields MTTNTVSTNKPQQSISRNKLLGVAGVGWLFDAMDVGILSFVIAALAADWGLTPSQSGWIGSINSIGMAVGALVFGVFADKVGRKQIFMWTLVLFSIASGLSAFTTTLAAFMALRFFVGMGLGGELPVASTLVSESVEAKERGRVVVLLESFWAAGWLIAALISYFVIPSWGWRVALLLTAIPAIYAIYLRWHLPDSPQFAVKAESKKRSVVQNIREVWSKKYARSTLMLWVLWFTVVFSYYGMFLWLPSVMVGKGFDMITSFKYVLIMTLAQLPGYFTAAWFIEKIGRKFVLVSYLIGTAVSAFIFGNAETLAVLLTSGMFLSFFNLGAWGALYAYTPEQYPAIIRGTGAGMAAAVGRIGGIFGPLLVGSLLTAGYDIGFIFAIFCVAIIIGVVGVIFLGQETKQIELE from the coding sequence ATGACAACAAATACAGTATCAACGAATAAGCCTCAACAATCTATTTCTCGTAATAAACTTTTGGGGGTAGCGGGTGTAGGCTGGCTTTTCGATGCAATGGATGTAGGAATATTATCATTCGTTATTGCAGCATTAGCAGCTGATTGGGGATTAACACCAAGTCAATCGGGCTGGATAGGTAGCATTAACTCAATTGGGATGGCTGTAGGAGCACTTGTTTTCGGTGTGTTTGCCGATAAAGTGGGACGAAAGCAAATTTTTATGTGGACGCTTGTATTATTTTCTATTGCAAGTGGCTTGTCTGCATTTACAACTACATTAGCAGCTTTTATGGCACTGCGTTTTTTTGTAGGTATGGGGCTAGGAGGAGAATTGCCAGTCGCATCAACATTGGTTTCTGAAAGTGTAGAAGCCAAAGAGCGTGGGCGCGTGGTTGTTTTACTGGAAAGCTTCTGGGCAGCAGGTTGGTTAATCGCTGCACTGATTTCGTATTTTGTTATTCCATCATGGGGGTGGCGTGTTGCGTTATTGTTAACGGCAATTCCAGCAATCTATGCAATTTATCTTCGCTGGCACTTACCTGATTCACCACAGTTTGCAGTAAAGGCAGAATCTAAGAAACGTAGTGTTGTGCAAAATATTCGAGAAGTATGGTCGAAAAAATATGCACGCTCGACACTTATGTTATGGGTATTATGGTTTACAGTTGTATTCTCGTATTACGGTATGTTTTTATGGCTACCAAGTGTCATGGTTGGTAAAGGCTTTGACATGATTACGAGCTTTAAATATGTTCTCATTATGACGCTTGCACAACTACCAGGCTACTTCACAGCAGCATGGTTTATAGAAAAAATCGGACGGAAGTTTGTTCTTGTTTCCTATTTAATTGGTACAGCTGTAAGTGCTTTCATTTTCGGTAATGCTGAGACACTGGCAGTACTGTTAACATCAGGAATGTTTTTATCGTTCTTTAACTTAGGTGCATGGGGTGCACTCTATGCTTACACACCAGAGCAGTATCCAGCAATTATTCGTGGTACAGGTGCAGGAATGGCAGCAGCTGTTGGGCGCATCGGTGGTATTTTTGGACCTTTGTTAGTAGGCTCTTTATTAACAGCAGGTTATGATATCGGCTTTATCTTTGCTATTTTCTGCGTAGCGATTATTATCGGTGTTGTTGGGGTAATATTCCTAGGTCAAGAAACGAAACAAATTGAATTAGAATAA
- the thrC gene encoding threonine synthase: MWKGLIEEYKQFLPVTENTPALTLNEGNTPLIHLVNLSKKLGIELYGKIEGANPTGSFKDRGMVFAVAKAIEDGSKCVICASTGNTSAAAAAYATRAGIQSIVVIPKGKVALGKLAQATMYGAKIIEIDGNFDDALNIVRQVSETTPVALVNSVNPYRIEGQKTASFEIVDALGAAPDYLCIPVGNAGNITAYWKGFKEYDVAKGSGLPKMFGFEAEGAAAIVKGGPIANPETVATAIRIGNPASWKFAEAARDESGGIIDSVTDEEILAAYKLIAGTEGIFVEPGSAASLAGVIKSVENGKIAKGSKVVTIFTGNGLKDPDTAMNVSTVDVVSLKNDEEEIRKYIEGVL, translated from the coding sequence ATGTGGAAAGGCCTTATTGAAGAATATAAACAATTTTTACCCGTAACAGAAAACACACCTGCTTTAACTTTAAACGAAGGCAATACGCCTCTTATACATTTAGTAAATTTATCTAAAAAACTTGGCATTGAGCTTTATGGAAAAATCGAAGGTGCAAATCCAACAGGTTCATTCAAAGACCGTGGTATGGTGTTTGCCGTTGCAAAAGCAATTGAAGACGGTAGCAAATGTGTTATTTGTGCCTCAACTGGTAACACATCAGCCGCGGCAGCAGCTTATGCAACACGTGCAGGAATCCAATCTATCGTCGTTATTCCTAAAGGAAAAGTGGCTCTAGGTAAGCTAGCACAAGCGACAATGTATGGTGCAAAGATTATCGAAATCGACGGTAATTTTGATGATGCATTAAATATTGTTCGTCAAGTAAGTGAAACAACTCCTGTGGCACTTGTAAACTCTGTAAATCCATACCGCATTGAAGGGCAAAAAACGGCATCATTTGAAATTGTAGATGCTTTAGGAGCAGCTCCAGATTATCTTTGCATCCCTGTTGGTAACGCAGGTAACATTACTGCATACTGGAAGGGCTTTAAAGAATATGACGTAGCAAAAGGCTCTGGTTTACCAAAGATGTTCGGCTTTGAAGCTGAAGGTGCAGCAGCGATTGTAAAAGGTGGACCTATTGCTAATCCTGAGACAGTGGCAACAGCTATTCGAATTGGTAATCCTGCAAGCTGGAAATTTGCTGAAGCAGCTCGTGATGAGTCTGGCGGAATTATTGATTCAGTTACAGACGAAGAAATTTTAGCTGCTTACAAATTAATTGCTGGCACTGAAGGAATTTTCGTTGAACCAGGCTCAGCTGCATCATTAGCAGGTGTTATTAAATCAGTTGAAAATGGCAAAATTGCAAAGGGCTCTAAAGTTGTTACAATTTTCACGGGTAATGGATTGAAAGATCCTGATACTGCAATGAATGTCTCGACTGTAGATGTTGTTTCACTTAAAAATGATGAGGAAGAAATTCGAAAATACATCGAGGGTGTACTATGA
- the thrB gene encoding homoserine kinase, whose product MSNMWQISVPGSTANLGPGFDSIGLGLSLYLKLTVSIQDRWEIIHLDDNGPKEFELEEHLLYVIAKKIADQYGKQLPACRVEMASELPLARGLGSSAAVIVAGIELTNQVCDLGLTVQDKLNLSSQIEGHPDNATASVLGGLTISSMNENGVVDTFHFNDIDASFVVYVPDVELKTSESRSVLPEQFERAYAVNASANANMLAASLMARDFERAGRYMEADLFHEPFRAKLIPQYTEIHEAAKANGAFGTALSGAGPTLISIIPTAIAHDFVNAMKNQFPEHQIILTKADEYGVQVKFERLLQK is encoded by the coding sequence ATGAGTAATATGTGGCAAATCTCAGTTCCTGGGAGCACAGCCAATCTAGGCCCTGGCTTTGATTCAATAGGACTTGGCTTGTCTCTTTACTTAAAGTTAACTGTTTCTATACAGGATCGATGGGAAATTATCCATCTCGATGATAATGGTCCTAAAGAGTTTGAGTTGGAAGAGCACTTACTATACGTGATTGCCAAAAAAATTGCGGATCAATACGGTAAGCAGCTACCTGCCTGCCGTGTTGAAATGGCAAGTGAGCTTCCATTAGCCCGTGGTTTAGGGAGCAGTGCAGCAGTCATCGTTGCAGGAATTGAACTAACTAACCAAGTCTGTGACCTAGGCTTAACTGTACAGGATAAACTCAATTTATCCTCACAAATCGAAGGACATCCAGACAATGCAACAGCTTCAGTATTAGGAGGATTAACAATTTCTTCAATGAATGAAAATGGCGTTGTCGATACATTTCATTTCAATGATATTGATGCTTCCTTTGTTGTGTATGTACCCGATGTCGAACTAAAAACAAGTGAATCTCGTTCTGTTTTACCAGAACAATTTGAACGTGCCTATGCAGTGAATGCCTCTGCAAATGCAAATATGCTAGCTGCCTCATTAATGGCTCGTGATTTTGAGCGTGCAGGTCGTTATATGGAAGCCGATTTATTCCATGAACCTTTCCGCGCCAAATTAATTCCACAATATACAGAGATTCATGAAGCCGCAAAGGCTAATGGTGCATTTGGAACAGCTTTAAGCGGAGCAGGGCCAACGCTAATTTCCATCATCCCTACTGCTATTGCACATGATTTCGTAAATGCCATGAAAAATCAATTTCCAGAGCATCAAATTATCTTAACAAAAGCCGATGAATATGGTGTACAGGTAAAATTTGAACGTCTACTGCAAAAGTAG
- a CDS encoding MtnX-like HAD-IB family phosphatase: MKPIIFCDFDGTITETDNIVSLMTQFVPEESEKIAKAMMEQTITFKDGVSAMFELLSTKQKDAVIQYLLDTAIIREGFGDFVRFAREKHIPFYIVSGGVDFFIEPLLKKYGPFSDIYCNSADFSGQQIKLVFSNSCDEECAKFETQGCGCCKASVMRKVAQSDHFKIVIGDSLSDFEAAKQADLVLARDHLIKRCEDLHLPYKPFETFYDCLEMVKELMEAEKAVSM; encoded by the coding sequence TTGAAACCAATTATTTTCTGTGATTTTGATGGCACTATAACAGAAACAGATAATATCGTCTCACTAATGACTCAATTCGTTCCAGAAGAATCTGAGAAAATTGCTAAAGCAATGATGGAACAAACTATAACCTTTAAAGATGGCGTTTCAGCAATGTTTGAGCTATTATCAACTAAACAAAAGGATGCTGTTATCCAATATTTATTAGATACGGCCATTATACGCGAGGGTTTTGGCGATTTCGTTCGCTTCGCACGGGAGAAACATATTCCGTTTTATATTGTTAGTGGAGGTGTCGATTTTTTCATTGAGCCACTTCTAAAAAAATACGGCCCATTTTCTGATATATATTGTAATAGCGCTGATTTTTCAGGACAACAAATTAAGCTCGTCTTTTCAAATAGCTGTGATGAGGAATGTGCGAAATTTGAGACACAGGGCTGTGGCTGCTGCAAAGCAAGCGTCATGCGAAAGGTCGCACAGAGCGATCATTTTAAAATCGTGATTGGAGATTCCCTTTCTGATTTTGAGGCTGCAAAACAGGCAGATTTAGTGCTTGCTAGGGATCATCTTATTAAACGCTGCGAAGACCTTCATCTTCCTTATAAGCCCTTTGAGACATTCTATGACTGCTTAGAAATGGTAAAAGAGCTTATGGAAGCAGAAAAGGCTGTTTCAATGTAA
- a CDS encoding phosphatase PAP2 family protein, with the protein MKKWAYPLAVLTLIIFFVLRVTFQSKLINTFDTKMADLFFGNRFIEFFHYIGEPAFVVSVAIVLIVYLAWKVKNYRGILFVLLTIAGGNVLNQLLKKWVQRPRPEIEEQLTSFSFPSGHAMTGILYLFTTAYIFSENNSKGRKTILWLGAIILTGLIGLSRVAGARHFASDVLAGWSMGYTWFIICVFWYERRKRFFIAKNKVKL; encoded by the coding sequence ATGAAAAAATGGGCTTATCCTTTAGCGGTATTAACGCTCATTATCTTTTTTGTGTTACGTGTTACTTTTCAAAGTAAGTTAATCAATACATTTGATACAAAAATGGCTGATTTATTTTTCGGTAATCGATTTATAGAATTTTTTCATTATATAGGAGAACCGGCATTTGTAGTGTCTGTGGCTATTGTTCTAATAGTGTATTTAGCATGGAAAGTAAAAAATTATCGAGGCATATTATTTGTTTTGTTAACAATTGCAGGTGGAAATGTTCTGAACCAATTATTGAAAAAATGGGTGCAACGACCAAGGCCTGAAATTGAGGAACAATTAACATCCTTTAGCTTTCCATCTGGACATGCTATGACAGGCATCTTGTATTTATTTACAACTGCCTATATTTTTTCGGAGAACAATAGCAAGGGGCGTAAAACTATACTTTGGCTTGGGGCAATTATATTAACGGGACTTATTGGTTTGTCACGAGTTGCTGGTGCCCGTCATTTTGCTTCAGATGTTTTGGCTGGATGGAGTATGGGGTATACGTGGTTCATTATCTGTGTCTTTTGGTATGAACGTCGAAAGAGATTTTTTATAGCGAAAAATAAAGTGAAACTTTGA
- a CDS encoding response regulator translates to MLIVDDHPIVLEGTKNLFQENEDIIVDTESDATHVIQRIKDKPYDIYLIDINMPLENGINLARSIKAIQSNASIILYTGDDTTDYYPLILERKIEGILAKTASKEQILRTVRAIANGEIVLPQNFLDFLDNRFKLQDAKLDIHLNEKEKKILRLIAEGHTNKAIAIELNIPQRTTERYLTQLFSLLNVDSRTEAVNLAERMNLL, encoded by the coding sequence ATGCTCATAGTGGATGATCACCCTATTGTGTTAGAGGGAACGAAAAATTTATTTCAAGAAAATGAAGATATTATAGTTGATACAGAAAGTGATGCAACTCATGTCATACAGAGAATTAAAGACAAACCCTATGATATCTATTTAATTGATATAAATATGCCGTTAGAAAATGGTATCAATTTAGCACGCAGCATTAAAGCTATCCAATCAAATGCTTCAATTATCCTTTATACGGGTGACGATACTACTGATTATTATCCACTTATTTTAGAACGGAAAATAGAAGGTATTTTAGCTAAAACAGCCTCTAAGGAACAAATTTTACGAACTGTTCGAGCCATTGCAAATGGTGAAATTGTTTTACCTCAAAATTTCTTGGATTTTCTCGATAATCGATTTAAATTGCAGGACGCTAAACTCGATATTCACTTAAACGAAAAAGAAAAGAAAATTTTAAGACTGATTGCGGAAGGGCATACGAATAAAGCAATTGCTATTGAGCTAAATATCCCTCAACGAACAACCGAAAGATATTTAACACAGCTGTTTTCTTTGTTGAATGTAGATTCTCGTACCGAGGCTGTAAATCTTGCAGAAAGAATGAATTTACTATAG